A segment of the Capra hircus breed San Clemente unplaced genomic scaffold, ASM170441v1, whole genome shotgun sequence genome:
acccatgcaggatctttgaagGGAGCGAACAAAAgagtcattattttatatatgattgtATTCTTATAAAATCTAATGGTTCAACAATAATACTGAAATGTGAATGTGTGGAAGGATGAATGTTAAAAATGATGACAATAAATTCTATAATGAATTATGAGTTGGATAAACTCATAAGGTTATAGAACATTGTAATACAAAGACACAGCCTCAACAAGAAATGAGCAATTTAccaaagaaaaacacacatgGAGTTGAGgtattataaaactcttaagtTAAAATGCTAacttttttcataagaaaaatatagAATAGCTAAAAGATCTCAATTCCTCCtagattaatttataaattaaggtaatactcaaaaacCTCAAAATTACTAAAACGATATGATCCCAAACTGTAaatgtctctgtatgtgtgtgtgtatgtatacatgcataatatatatatgtttagtcattcagtcatgtctgactatttgagaccccctggactgtagcctgctgggctcctctgtccatggcgattctccaggcaagaatactggagtgggatgccatgccctcctcacatatatatatatatatatatcacacacacacacacgcacacacatatacatagtgAAAATACTTCTATATGTTGACAAAAATTTTACTTCAAGTAGATTCAACTTAataatacttttgaaaaaaatgtgaaattcctACTATGATGAGGAATGGCTTAAAAGTATGTAACAGTCACACAGAAAAACATTACGTAGCGCTGACTCCATCACTGGGTCAGTCATGGGAGGAGTGATCACCCTTCGGTTGCCCGGGTCTAGATGAGGGATGTGGTGACAAGACAGATGATAAACAGCATCAGAGCTGCCGGTGGACCAGAACAGGGGGTGGGGCTCCCTCCCCTCCATGCCCGGGTCTccctccatcaccacctccccagAGGAGAGGAGACCTGACCCATTGCCGCTCCCTGTCTCTACCACAGTCCCAAGCAAGCAGAAGGGCCAGAGCCCCACACTCACCAACAGACAGCCTGCCTGCTGCATCTCGGGACTGGGCGTTATCCTGtcagcttctcttcctgccaagGGACCAGAATGGAAAGTGAATCTCCATTGGTCAGCCTGTTGTTGTGTGCATGGTCCAGAGCCCCAGACCCTCTTGGGGGACATAAGTGCCAGAAAAGGGCCTTGAGAAAGCAAGGCACTGACCCAGGAGTCACAAACCCACAAACCTCTACAGCTTCTGGGGGGACACAGTGGGTTCTGCTTTCCCACCTACTCCTGTGCTGTGTCCCCCAGGTGGGCACAGACTCAGCACATCTGGGCTCTGCTGATGGCACCCAGACTCTGGTGTGATGCTAAGGGGAACTGAGTACCCCTGCCTGACACCCCCCATGCCCCAGTGCTGCAGAGTGAGGGTGTCTCAAACAGTAAGGACAGGGCCAGCGCTGCCGACCAGCCTTAGGCCAGCTCTCAGCAGGCCAGTCTCCCTCCTACATTCAGCCTAGAGCCCTCAGGCCAGTTGAGGGAGTCAGGGAAAACAGCATAGGGCAAACCGAGGACCACGTCCACCCTGGGCCTTGTTGTGGGGCGGAAGCAGTTACTGAGGGTCTGATGCTGCCCGATGCTGGAGAAACCGATCACCTTGTGCCAGCACTCATCAGAGAGACCGAGGAGAGAAGAGACAACCACTGAGTGGTGGGGAGGGCCTCTTGCCGCACCTCCCTTCCCAGGGACAGGGCGCAGGGTGGGGGCTCAGACACTGAACAAAAAGCCCCGGGCCTGTGACTGCAAGCGGGACACTCTGAGTCTGGAGAACCCTCAGGGAGGAGACgagaagggagaaaatgaagtaaaatgaaaCCCATGTAAAATCTCTGTGCAGTGCTACTgaaccaccctcttctcctgcctcttcCCACCAGACTCGGCCAGGGGGAAGAGGGGACCGTCAGCTGAGTTGGGGGCCCAATGTGATCATGGTTTTGCAGAAccaggtgaggtgggaggggtttcctGGGGAACAAGATCAGAGACAAGCCAGGAGGAACAGGAGgattggggagagggaggagggagccagcacctcctccttcccttctagaACCTCACCGTTAAAGAAGCACCATACCACACATCCGACTAGGACAATGGTGATTCCAGATACAATTCCAATCACCAGCCTTGAAGTGcctgaggagggggagggagttcCTAGCTCTCCAGGAACTGGGGCCTCCCCATGGGCCAGGGTACCTGATTCCTGGTCCACACACTTGATGTTGCTCCAGGGGTTACAGTGCGTGACCATGACCTTCCCATCAGGGCACCTGGGTACAGACACAGGGATGATGTAGGGGACCCATCAGGGACAGCTGGCTGGATGAGGAGAAAGAGGGGGCAGCCTCCCATCCTGGATCCCCTGACAAGACAGTGGAGGGGGACAGGCTCTTGCTGTCTGCAGGGGAGGGTCCCCTCACTCCCCCTCACTGGGTGGGAGAAGGATCCAGGATTGTGTACTGCAGCCCCCAGACTCCTACTGAGTGTTCAGAGCTGTCCTTCAGGAACTCAGCTTCCTCTGCAAGGCCCACCTGGcctccctgggctgcatgcaAAGCTCCGTGACAGGGGGAGGGTGCCTCATCCAGGTCAAGATCAGAAGAGTTTGGGCACAAGTTTGACTCATCCTCCAGTCAAACTTGACTATGAGGCCCTCTCATCCACCTGTTGACTCTTCCTACCAATCTCAGCCAACACTGGAGCATCAGAGGATAGTGAATTACTACTGGCCCCTGAGTCCCCCAGTAGGAAAGATTCAGGTGCTACTGGAGAACAAGGGGCTGGGTGTGAGGCCTGTCAAGTTGGGTCCAGTTTTATAGGAACCTTGAAGGAGCACACACGTGGCCTCATCATGACTTCTGTCTGCTGTCAGCACTTCCGTCTTTCTAGGCCCTTCCGAGGAGATGTGGGAAGGGGCCACTGAGAAAGCCGTGCAGGACAAACGGCGGTGGTAGGGAGCGCTGCTGCAGGCTCAGGAGACCCCACAGGCACAAGGGAGCTCTGAGAGCTGGGAGGGGCTTCACGGCAGCAGGGGAGAGAAATGGGTACAAGGAAACTGGGGTGTCCTGTGGGTTggaagccccccaggctcctatgTCTCACCCGGTGCTGCATTTTTGACAGAATTCAGGTGCATCTTCTCCACGGAAAGTGCCAGGTTTGCACTGACACTCAGTGTCCTTGG
Coding sequences within it:
- the LOC108635488 gene encoding tumor necrosis factor receptor superfamily member 10B-like isoform X2; this encodes MSVRKDEIPQQSSAPLEGSLQQKLCLPGEEEKNRCTPTKDTECQCKPGTFRGEDAPEFCQKCSTGCPDGKVMVTHCNPWSNIKCVDQESGTLAHGEAPVPGELGTPSPSSGTSRLVIGIVSGITIVLVGCVVWCFFNGREADRITPSPEMQQAGCLLEPAAPEGSQRRRWLLVPTDGTQSLKLFFSDFAAIFSL
- the LOC108635488 gene encoding tumor necrosis factor receptor superfamily member 10B-like isoform X1 produces the protein MSVRKDEIPQQSSAPLEGSLQQKLCLPGFYMEEASGGCALCADGIDYTNHSNTLPSCLPCMTCKSGEEEKNRCTPTKDTECQCKPGTFRGEDAPEFCQKCSTGCPDGKVMVTHCNPWSNIKCVDQESGTLAHGEAPVPGELGTPSPSSGTSRLVIGIVSGITIVLVGCVVWCFFNGREADRITPSPEMQQAGCLLEPAAPEGSQRRRWLLVPTDGTQSLKLFFSDFAAIFSL